From Leptotrichia wadei, one genomic window encodes:
- a CDS encoding AAA family ATPase has protein sequence MKRGLPIGTEDFGEIIEQGSFYVDKTAFIEEILKDSAKVKLFTRPRRFGKTLTLSMLRYFFNIENKEENEKFFSELYISNSEYMKYQGKYPVIFITLKDLKHDTWKECLKGIKSVISDLYDGYSFIRESLDDRNKKKFDKIFYEEDGNYEKGLLDISKYLYRYYNKKVILLIDEYDAPLINAYEKGFYDEAINFFSALYSSVLKTNDYLQMGVLTGILKVVKEGIFSGLNNIETYTVLDDHYSDTFGFTEKEVEKAVREYGLKDEIGEVKKWYNGYKFGNFEIYNPWSILKYLKNGKTESYWINTASDLTILRLLKEANESMFDGLLNIFNGKSSIQSINVSSEMNNMQNSQEIWQLMLFSGYLTIDKKIDEYTYSLKLPNYEVKSFFKEKFLEYNYTENKSLFKKMINALLLKDIDKYAELLQKILLNSMSYHDGAKEEKFYHNLILGMLLYLDSEYSIKSNIEEGYGRTDVLMFPLNKLQPGFIFEFKVSETDDNKSMEKAADEALNQIKDRKYETEMKQRKVKDILHLGIAFNGKKVKVKLG, from the coding sequence ATGAAAAGAGGATTACCAATAGGTACTGAAGATTTTGGAGAAATTATTGAACAAGGAAGTTTTTATGTTGATAAGACTGCATTTATAGAAGAGATATTGAAAGACAGTGCTAAGGTAAAGTTATTTACACGTCCTAGAAGATTTGGGAAAACATTGACTTTGTCTATGTTGAGATATTTTTTTAATATTGAAAATAAAGAAGAGAATGAGAAATTTTTTTCTGAATTATATATTTCAAATAGTGAATATATGAAATATCAAGGGAAATATCCTGTGATTTTTATTACACTTAAAGATCTGAAGCACGATACATGGAAAGAATGTCTTAAAGGTATAAAATCAGTGATTTCAGATTTGTATGATGGATATAGTTTTATACGAGAAAGTCTTGATGATAGAAACAAAAAGAAATTTGATAAAATATTTTATGAAGAAGATGGAAATTATGAAAAGGGATTGTTGGATATTTCTAAATATCTATATCGTTATTATAATAAGAAAGTTATTCTTTTGATAGATGAGTATGATGCTCCTCTTATAAATGCTTATGAGAAAGGATTTTATGATGAGGCAATAAATTTTTTTAGTGCACTTTATAGTTCTGTGTTAAAAACGAATGATTATCTCCAAATGGGAGTTCTTACAGGTATTTTAAAGGTTGTAAAAGAAGGAATATTTTCAGGACTCAATAATATCGAGACTTATACGGTGCTTGATGATCACTATTCTGACACTTTTGGATTTACTGAAAAGGAAGTGGAAAAAGCTGTTAGAGAATATGGATTGAAAGATGAAATTGGAGAAGTTAAAAAATGGTATAATGGGTATAAATTTGGAAATTTTGAAATTTATAATCCTTGGAGCATATTAAAATACTTAAAAAACGGAAAAACCGAATCATACTGGATAAATACAGCATCAGATCTTACAATATTAAGATTGCTAAAAGAGGCAAATGAATCAATGTTTGATGGATTATTAAATATTTTTAATGGAAAAAGTTCAATACAGTCAATAAATGTATCTTCTGAAATGAACAATATGCAAAATTCTCAAGAAATATGGCAATTAATGCTATTTAGTGGCTATTTGACAATTGATAAAAAAATAGATGAATATACGTATTCTTTAAAACTTCCGAATTATGAAGTGAAATCATTTTTTAAAGAAAAATTTTTGGAGTATAATTATACTGAAAACAAAAGTTTATTCAAAAAAATGATAAATGCGTTATTGTTAAAAGATATTGATAAATATGCAGAACTTTTACAAAAGATATTATTAAATTCTATGAGTTATCATGATGGTGCAAAAGAAGAAAAATTTTATCATAATCTAATTTTAGGAATGCTTTTGTATTTAGACAGTGAATATAGCATAAAATCAAATATAGAAGAAGGATATGGAAGAACAGATGTACTAATGTTTCCTTTAAATAAATTGCAGCCAGGATTTATATTTGAATTTAAGGTATCTGAAACAGATGATAACAAATCCATGGAAAAAGCTGCAGATGAAGCATTAAATCAAATAAAAGACAGAAAATATGAAACAGAAATGAAACAAAGAAAAGTAAAGGATATTTTACATTTAGGAATAGCATTTAATGGAAAAAAAGTAAAAGTAAAATTAGGATAA
- a CDS encoding ribose-phosphate diphosphokinase yields the protein MIALSKEDKEKIRIFAGSSSKELAKKIAEYLEIDLSSNQIVKFADGETFVKSNESVRGCKVFIIQSTSKPVNESLMELLIFIDALRRASAREITAVIPYYGYARQDRKASPREPITSKLVANLLTVAGATRVITMDLHARQIQGFFDIPVDHMEALPILAKHFIKYGFSPEDTVVVSPDVGGVKRARGLANWLHTPLAIIDKRRAKANVSEVMNIIGDVKGKKAILIDDMIDTAGTICNAAQALIDKGATEVYGCATHAVFSGPAIERLKNSAFTEVVITDSIELPEDKIFNKLRILTTSKMFAEIIKRIATNEAISDLFKIPKEDNL from the coding sequence ATGATAGCTTTGAGTAAAGAAGATAAAGAAAAAATAAGAATTTTTGCGGGGTCATCGAGTAAAGAATTAGCAAAAAAAATAGCAGAGTACCTTGAAATAGATTTATCTTCAAATCAGATAGTAAAATTTGCAGATGGAGAAACTTTTGTAAAATCGAATGAAAGTGTTAGAGGTTGTAAAGTATTTATTATTCAATCAACTTCAAAACCAGTAAATGAAAGTTTAATGGAATTATTGATATTTATTGATGCGTTGAGAAGAGCTTCAGCAAGAGAAATAACAGCAGTAATTCCATATTACGGATATGCAAGACAAGATAGAAAAGCAAGTCCAAGAGAGCCAATTACATCAAAATTAGTTGCAAATTTATTGACAGTAGCAGGAGCGACAAGAGTAATTACAATGGATTTACACGCAAGACAAATTCAAGGATTCTTCGATATTCCAGTAGACCATATGGAAGCATTGCCAATTTTAGCAAAACACTTTATAAAATACGGATTCAGTCCAGAAGATACAGTTGTAGTATCGCCTGATGTTGGAGGAGTAAAAAGAGCTAGAGGATTGGCAAACTGGTTGCATACACCACTTGCAATAATTGATAAACGAAGAGCAAAAGCGAATGTATCAGAAGTTATGAACATAATTGGAGATGTAAAAGGTAAGAAAGCAATTTTGATAGATGATATGATCGACACAGCTGGAACAATTTGTAATGCAGCTCAGGCATTGATAGACAAAGGTGCGACAGAAGTTTATGGATGTGCAACTCACGCAGTATTTTCAGGTCCAGCAATTGAAAGATTAAAAAATTCAGCATTTACAGAAGTTGTAATAACAGATAGTATAGAATTGCCTGAAGACAAGATTTTTAATAAGTTAAGAATACTTACAACTAGTAAAATGTTTGCTGAGATAATAAAAAGAATAGCAACAAATGAGGCAATTAGTGACTTATTTAAAATACCTAAAGAAGACAATTTATAA
- a CDS encoding glycosyltransferase family 4 protein, whose product MGKDKIVIYFGFNNPLIYKRGVENVILSQSMALPENVKKYYLFFGEKDEEFFWNDIKCISIKHDLFRFFKLNTFLNKLCRNAECVIHSHNYLMSFFLLKKTDIFTVHDGLFYLSSQTNHRFKNIFKFIEKAVYKKSKLVHFISKFTKEESLYNKDNFIIIYNTTPLEKVKVKFENENWDSKKVKIFTVRSIEERVNLELLIELAQRNKDFEIKVSGKGPLIEKYRDEIKNKKLDNIELMGFLEDEKIRKYYKDCDIVTVLAKYGEGFGLPIIEGYLHDKPVFASNVSAIPEVIINKEFLVENDVINLENKILNYLKKNKSYNFKEYYYSNFGNDVIRDKYFKLYNHTFKVK is encoded by the coding sequence ATGGGAAAAGATAAAATTGTTATATATTTTGGATTTAATAATCCACTTATATATAAACGTGGAGTAGAAAATGTTATATTATCTCAATCTATGGCATTGCCAGAAAATGTAAAAAAATATTATTTATTTTTTGGTGAAAAAGATGAGGAATTTTTTTGGAATGATATAAAATGTATATCAATAAAGCATGATTTATTTAGATTTTTTAAATTAAATACATTTTTAAATAAATTGTGTAGAAATGCTGAATGTGTTATTCATTCTCATAATTATTTGATGAGTTTTTTTCTTTTGAAAAAAACAGATATATTTACTGTTCATGATGGGCTTTTTTATTTATCATCCCAAACCAATCATAGATTTAAAAATATTTTTAAATTTATTGAAAAAGCAGTCTATAAAAAAAGTAAATTAGTGCATTTTATATCGAAATTTACAAAAGAAGAATCACTTTATAATAAAGATAACTTTATTATTATTTATAACACTACTCCACTTGAAAAAGTAAAAGTAAAATTTGAAAACGAGAACTGGGATTCTAAAAAAGTAAAAATATTTACAGTAAGAAGTATTGAAGAAAGAGTAAATTTAGAATTACTTATTGAACTTGCCCAAAGAAATAAAGATTTTGAAATAAAGGTTTCTGGAAAAGGACCTTTGATTGAAAAATATAGAGATGAAATAAAAAATAAAAAATTAGATAATATTGAATTAATGGGATTTTTAGAAGATGAAAAAATAAGAAAATACTATAAAGACTGTGATATTGTTACAGTTTTGGCAAAATATGGGGAAGGTTTTGGGCTTCCTATTATCGAAGGATATTTGCATGATAAGCCTGTCTTTGCTTCAAATGTATCGGCAATTCCTGAAGTTATTATTAATAAGGAATTTTTAGTAGAGAATGATGTTATAAATTTAGAAAATAAAATTTTAAATTATTTAAAAAAGAAT
- a CDS encoding HAD-IB family phosphatase encodes MNVYDFDKTIYDGDSTLDFYIFSIKRNLLLLRYFPKQFSGIILYHLKIINKERYKEFFFLFLNGIKNIDDEIKKFWERNEKKIKNWYLNQKNEKDVVVSASPEWLLKPITDKLEINLIATKVDKRTGKFNSLNCYGNEKVKRFKEKFPNGEIENFYSDHHSDTPMFLISKNAWIVKGEKIEKWTDGKEQIK; translated from the coding sequence ATGAATGTATATGACTTTGATAAAACAATATATGATGGTGATAGCACATTAGATTTTTATATTTTCTCAATAAAAAGAAATTTACTATTATTAAGATATTTTCCTAAACAGTTTTCGGGGATAATTTTATATCATTTAAAAATTATAAATAAAGAAAGATATAAAGAATTTTTCTTTTTATTTTTAAACGGAATTAAAAACATAGATGATGAAATAAAAAAATTTTGGGAAAGAAATGAAAAAAAAATAAAAAATTGGTATTTAAATCAAAAAAATGAAAAAGATGTTGTCGTTTCAGCTTCGCCTGAATGGCTGTTAAAACCAATAACTGACAAATTAGAAATTAATTTAATTGCAACTAAAGTTGATAAGAGAACAGGGAAATTTAATAGTTTAAATTGTTATGGAAATGAGAAAGTAAAAAGATTTAAAGAAAAATTTCCAAATGGAGAAATAGAAAATTTTTATTCAGATCATCATTCTGATACGCCAATGTTTTTGATTTCTAAAAATGCTTGGATTGTAAAAGGAGAAAAAATAGAAAAATGGACTGATGGAAAGGAACAAATAAAATGA
- a CDS encoding glycosyltransferase, translated as MNKKTIVLSGINLIEGGPLTIYKECLRCVEKYFLENYEIVALVHNRELFSEFDSKIKFIEFMDSKKSYLKRFYYEYFYFKRLSKKLKPYLWFSLHDMTSNVAADKRAVYCHNPIIFYDMKIKDMINEFKMFMFSRFYKYIYKINIKKNKFVVVQQDWIRKRFKKIFKIKNVVVAHPNVVIDDSNNNCKNTKIVKNSFLYPSFPRIFKNFEVICKAVEILENKNIENFKVYLTIDGSENIYSKEIVEKYGRLKCIEFIGLQTRENLMKYYSKIETVIFPSKLETWGLPISEAKAFGKNIILADLEYAHETLGTYEKVMFFGPDNAEKLAEKIEMLINDDENMKNIEFDGNFEKNIEKPFCKNWKELFDILLLDNR; from the coding sequence ATGAACAAAAAAACAATAGTTTTATCGGGAATAAACCTGATTGAAGGCGGTCCATTGACCATTTATAAGGAATGCCTTAGATGTGTAGAGAAATATTTTTTAGAAAATTATGAAATAGTGGCTCTTGTACATAACAGGGAACTTTTTTCTGAATTTGATTCAAAAATAAAGTTTATTGAATTTATGGATTCTAAAAAAAGTTATTTAAAGAGATTTTATTATGAATATTTTTATTTCAAAAGATTGTCAAAGAAACTAAAGCCTTATTTATGGTTTTCATTGCATGATATGACTTCGAATGTAGCAGCAGACAAAAGAGCAGTTTATTGTCATAATCCTATTATTTTTTATGATATGAAGATAAAAGATATGATTAATGAATTTAAGATGTTTATGTTTTCTAGATTTTATAAATATATCTACAAAATTAATATTAAAAAAAATAAGTTTGTTGTGGTTCAGCAGGACTGGATTAGAAAAAGATTTAAGAAAATTTTTAAAATAAAAAATGTGGTTGTTGCTCATCCTAATGTTGTTATAGATGATTCAAATAATAATTGTAAAAATACAAAAATAGTAAAAAATAGTTTTTTATATCCTTCATTTCCTAGAATTTTTAAAAATTTTGAAGTCATTTGTAAAGCTGTTGAAATATTAGAAAATAAAAATATTGAAAATTTTAAGGTATATTTGACAATAGATGGAAGTGAAAATATTTATTCAAAGGAAATTGTTGAAAAATATGGCCGTTTAAAATGTATTGAATTTATTGGATTACAAACAAGAGAAAATTTGATGAAATATTATAGTAAAATAGAAACAGTGATATTCCCTTCTAAACTAGAAACTTGGGGATTGCCTATTTCAGAAGCGAAGGCATTTGGTAAAAATATAATTTTGGCAGATTTGGAATATGCGCATGAAACACTGGGAACTTATGAAAAAGTGATGTTTTTTGGGCCTGATAATGCTGAAAAATTAGCTGAAAAGATAGAAATGTTGATAAATGATGATGAAAATATGAAAAATATAGAATTTGATGGAAATTTTGAAAAAAATATTGAAAAACCATTTTGTAAAAATTGGAAGGAATTATTTGATATTTTACTTTTGGATAATAGATAA
- a CDS encoding decaprenyl-phosphate phosphoribosyltransferase, with the protein MIKNYIKLMRPKHYLKNGLILAPLFFSKEINILNKIIDVLFAFLAFSLISSTIYIINDTMDAEKDRQHPKKCKRPIASGQISKRNAIIFSIFLFILSLTFHYFGNRNKLFSISTIYLISYFFINLSYSLGLKNKPILDLVLLSAGFLLRVLYGGEITDVPISYWLYLIVITFSFYMGFGKRRGELEIKGDKNTREVLKKYSYEFLDKKMSIFMALTLVFYSLWTVDKKTTDVVGSDLFIWTVPLVIIIFLRYSYVIELGESDGDPVEVLLSDKVLISLVIVYILVTIIFFYKNFIF; encoded by the coding sequence ATGATAAAAAATTATATAAAATTAATGCGTCCAAAACATTATTTAAAAAATGGATTAATACTTGCACCTTTATTTTTTTCAAAAGAAATTAACATTTTAAACAAAATAATTGATGTTTTATTTGCTTTTTTAGCATTTTCACTTATTTCTTCAACAATTTATATTATAAATGACACTATGGATGCTGAAAAAGATAGACAGCATCCTAAAAAATGTAAGAGACCAATAGCCTCAGGACAAATATCTAAAAGAAATGCTATTATTTTTTCAATATTTTTATTTATATTATCACTCACTTTCCACTATTTTGGAAATAGAAATAAATTATTTTCCATATCAACGATATATTTAATAAGTTATTTTTTTATAAATTTATCTTACAGTTTAGGATTAAAAAATAAACCTATCTTAGACTTAGTACTTTTATCTGCAGGTTTTTTACTTAGAGTTTTATATGGTGGAGAAATTACAGATGTACCAATATCATATTGGTTATATTTAATAGTTATAACGTTTTCATTTTATATGGGATTTGGTAAAAGACGAGGCGAATTAGAAATAAAAGGGGATAAAAATACTAGGGAAGTTTTGAAAAAATATTCTTATGAATTTTTAGATAAAAAAATGAGTATTTTTATGGCATTAACATTGGTATTCTACTCTTTATGGACTGTTGACAAAAAAACAACTGACGTTGTTGGAAGTGATTTATTTATATGGACAGTTCCTTTAGTAATTATCATTTTTTTACGATATAGTTATGTTATTGAATTGGGAGAAAGCGATGGAGATCCTGTTGAAGTACTTTTATCGGATAAAGTGTTAATAAGTTTAGTTATAGTTTATATTTTAGTAACAATAATATTTTTTTATAAAAATTTTATTTTTTAG